Genomic window (Dyadobacter fanqingshengii):
TCACATTTGCCGGAACACCGGAAGAAATGGCCAAAATAGAAGACAATTACACGGCGGCTTTTTTGAAAGACAAAATCTGACCGGATAGCCTAATCGCATGGAAGAATCGTAGATATTGCAGTAAAGAGGATAAGTTGTAGACTTATTGAATCTAAACCAAAATGCGATTTCTATGAAGTTATATAAAACAGAAAACGGCATCCTGCTGGAAAGGGACGATCTTTTTTATCGTTTGCACGAAACCGATTGGGACCAGACCGTGAACCGGGATGATCTGTACGGGTGGCTGGAAATACAAGTTGAAAGCCTCATTCCGTTGACTTTCACGGACGATATTCCGATGCCTGAAATCCTGGCGCCAATTGGTTCTCAGGAGGTTTGGGCTTCGGGCGTAACGTATTTCAGAAGTCGCACTGCCCGCATGGAGGAGTCCGAAAAGGCAGGCGGGGGAAGTTTTTATGATCGCGTTTACGAAGCGGAAAGACCAGAGCTTTTCTTTAAATCAACAGCCTGGCGCGTCGTAGGCAATCACGGAACCGTCCGCATCCGCCGCGATTCTACCTGGGATGTGCCAGAGCCTGAGCTTACGTTGTTTGCTTCCTCATCGGGAACATTGGTAGGTTATACCATTGGCAACGATATGAGTTCCAGAAGCATTGAAGGAGAAAATCCGTTGTATTTACCTCAGGCTAAGTCGTATACAGGCAGTGCGGCGCTGGGCCCGTGCTTATATGTGCCAGAATTTGCGCTCGGCGATGACACGGTAATTGATCTTGCGATTGTACGTGCAGGCGAAGAAGTATTTAGCGGCGAAGTGACATTAGCCCAGATGAAACGCAAGCCGGACGAGTTACTCCAATATTTATTCCGTGAAATGGCTTTCCCACATGGTGCCTATCTCATGACCGGCACAGGCATCATTCCCCCATCCGATTTTACATTACAACAAGGCGATATCGTTCACATTTCTATTGAGCCCATCGGGACGTTGACAAATGTGGTTGGCTGAAAAAACGAAAAGCTGCAACTTGAACAGTTGCAGCTTTTTAATTCATGGTGAATGTTTGCCGGATCAGCTAGGCAATCCGATAAAAGTATAAATGGTGCAGCGGACGAATGCTATAAGTTTAGTAACAATTGAATCGTCACTGATGCTGTCTTCTTCGCTGGTAAAGAAGGAAGACGGCCCGGCTTCCAGAATTCTTTCATTCAATGTCATCTTTTCAGTGTTGCTGCTGAATTGCGCGGTGAACGCGGTAACGCGTTTAATACTTGCGTGGTGCTTAACCACTTTTGCCGGTCTCGCCTTTTTTGCAATAATGCGTTCGCTTGGCTGCGCGCACTCTTTGCCTGCCTGTAGTTTTTTGTGTGCTACAAACATGTTATGAGAGTATCCGGTTGCCCCGGCCTGCAAGCTGAAAAGAACTAGGAGTGTAAATATTTTAATTGTTTTCATGGCTATGTTTTGGTCGTTCAGAGAAAAATCAGGATGCGATTTCGATGTAACTAATTGACTCTACAAATATATATGTTTTATTAGGTATCTTGCAATACATAGTACCTTGTTTTTAACAATTTTTAGGAAAAATTTTTTGAAATACTTAAAAATTCTCTTAAACAAGCACTTTCGTATTAACAGATGCAAATATAATTTAAAAGGTTGCAGCTCAGGGACAAAAAAAGACGAATCGCGTAATTTACCTGCTGAAATGTAGTAGATGCCCGATAAAACAAAAACGCCGGAACGTTCTCGCTCCGGCGTTTTGCCTTATTTATAACTTGTTGTATTCTACTTTTCCCGAAAGAAAATCGTAATCGGCACACCTGAGAAATCGAAGTTTTCGCGCATTCTGTTTTCCAGATAACGCAGATATGGCTCCTTCACGTGCTTCGGATTACTGCTGAAAAACACGAATGTTGGTGAAGGCGTTGGCAGCTGGATCATATATTTAATGTTGATATATTTCCCTCTGTCAGCAGGTGGCGGATATTTTTCAATCTCAGCCTGCATCACCTCGTTTAGTTTCGAAGTCGTGATTTTCTTGGTCTTGTTTTTATAAACTTCCATGGCCTTTTCCATCACTTGCAGTATGCGTTGCTTTTCAACGACGGATGCAAAAATGATTGGCATATAGTTCATGGGAGCAAGTCTTTCCAGAAGCGCTTTCTTAAATGTATCGGCTGTCTTAGAATCCTTTTCAACCAAATCCCACTTATTGACCATGATCACAATGCCCTTTTTCGCCTTATCCGCCTGGCCAATAATGTTCATGTCCTGTCCTTCCAGACCCAGTGTGGCATCCAAAAGAATGATACAAACGTCCGATTCCTCCATTGCCTTCACTGAACGCAATGTGGAATAATATTCAATGTCCTCTTTAACACGTGATTTGCGGCGAATTCCAGCCGTATCGGTCAGGATGAACTCCATGCCGAATGCATTGTAATGCGTGTGAATAGCGTCGCGCGTTGTGCCTGCAATGTCTGTCACAATGCTCCTGTCTGTGCCGGTAAGCACATTCAGGAAAGATGATTTGCCCACATTCGGCCTTCCCATAATGGCAATCCTTGGAATTCCAGCTTCCGGATCTTCAATGCCCGCCGTTTCAAAATGCGTAATAACCTGATCCAGCAATTCGCCCGTTCCAAAACCCGTTTGCGCAGAAATCGCAAATATTTGTTCACCAAGCCCCAATTCATAAAATTCAGCGGCAGACTGGTAACGCTCCTGGGTTTCAGCCTTGTTCGCAACCATATAAACGGGCTTGTTAATGCGCCTAAGCACATTTGCAAAGTCTTTGTCCAGATCCGTGAGGCCCGTCATGGTGTCCACCATGAACAAAACCACCGTAGATTCTTCCAATGCAAGCTCAACCTGGTCGCGGATCGCTCCTTCAAAAATATCTTCTGAACCAACGACATAACCGCCGGTGTCGATTACTGTAAAATATTGGTCGGTCCATTCACCGTAACCATAATGCCGGTCACGGGTAACGCCGCTCTGGTTGTCCATAATTGCCTTACGACTTTCCGTAAGGCGGTTAAATAATGTGGATTTGCCCACATTCGGACGCCCAACAATTGAAATTATATTTGCCATTTTGTATTAATTAATGTGGTCCAAACGGTTCGCAATCAACCGCCCTTCTATCTTTTATTATAAATTATTCGTCGTAACCAAACTGTCTCAGCTTGTTTTCCTTGCTTCTCCAATCCGGCTCAACCCTCACATGTTGTTCCAGAAACACTTTTTTACCAAAAAACGCCTCCATATCAAGTCTGGCCTGCGTTCCGATCTTTTTCAGCATTTCCCCTTTTTCTCCAATAATAATCCCTTTCTGGCTTTTGCGTTCCACAAGGATTTCCGCGCGGATCACGATCATGTCGTCCCGTTCTTTAAATTCTGAAATTACAACTTCGGAGCTGTATGGAATTTCCTGGCGGTAATTCAGAAATATTTTTTCGCGTATGATTTCGGAAGCAAAGAAACGCTCAGGCTTATCTGTAAGTTCATCCTCCTCAAAATACGGAGGGTGAAAAGGCAACCTTGTTATAACAGCATCAAAAAGTGTGGCAATGTTGGCCTGGTGCAACGCAGAAATGGGAATAATAGCATCCGGCTGTATGGCCGCTTCCCACTCCGCCATTTTCGCATTAACGTGTTCCTGGTCAGAGAGATCTATTTTGTTTAAAACCAAAACGATCGGCGCATCCGCACGTTTCAATAGAGGCAAAACTTCGTGATCCGTCACTTTCTCCCCCACTTCTGCAACAAACAAAACGACGTCCGCATCTTCCAATGACCCTTTTACGAAAGTCATCATTGAATCATGCAGCTTATAAGCTGGCTTGATCACGCCGGGCGTATCCGAATACACCAGCTGAAAAGGAATATCTTCATGCTTACCATTCAGAATTCCCATAATGCGGTGCCGCGTGGTTTGCGCCTTCGAGGTAATGATTGACATCCTTTCGCCCACCAAAACGTTCATTAGCGTAGATTTACCAACATTCGGCTTGCCAATGATGCTGACGAAACCGGCGCGGTGGTTGCGAAAAGGAGTTGTTATTTCTGTCTTGTCTTCCATGTGTTACTTAAAAATCACACAAAAGTACGGTTTTCCGCCCATGAAATTGCAATAAGTGGTTGTTAAGGAGCAGCATTACGAAAAATCATGATTTATTTTTCATTCAAATGTTGCGTTATATCAAACAATTGTGGTATGTTTGCACTCCAATTCAACAACACCGCGGGATGGAGCAGTTGGTAGCTCGTTGGGCTCATAACCCAAAGGTCGCTGGTTCGAGTCCAGCTCCCGCTACAAGAGAAAGGTCGCAAACGAAAGTTCGCGGCCTTTTTGCGTTTTAGCCTTATTTTAACTCCACCGCATTCCAGGGAATATTCTTTACTCACTTTTCAAACTCTTCACCGGATTCAGCATTGCTGCCTTTATCGCTTGATAACTTACGGTAAGCATTGTAATGAGCAAAACGCCTGTTCCGGCGATGATGAAAATCCACCAGGAGACGGCCGTATGATATTCGTAGTTGTTGAGCCAGTTGTTCATCGTGAACCAGGCAATGGGTGCCGACAGCAGGCAGGAAATAAGGACCAACGTGATGAAATCAAGAGAAAGAAGGCTCCAAAGATTCAAAATGGATGCGCCCAGCACTTTTCGGACGCCGATTTCTTTGGTCCGTTGCTCAGCCATGAATGATGCCAGGCCGAAAAGTCCCAAACAACTTATTAAAATTGCCAAAGACGCAAATGCAGCAGCCAGGTTGCTAATGCGCTCTTCTGACTCAAATTTGAAATCATATTCCTGGTCGACAAATTCATATGCAAACGGAGCGTCCGGGCTGTATTGCTTGAAAACGGCTTCAATGTTCTGCAATGCTTGTTGTGTGTCGCTAGCAGGATTAATCCGGATTGTGATGAAATCGCCTGCGCGCGGTCGGATGAAAAAGATAGTTTGACGGACCGGCTCATAAGGCGACTCCATAATCATATCTTTTACCACACCCAAAATCCGGAAACTCCTGCCTTCCCATTTTACAGTTTCACCAATTGCAGCCGCAACATTCGGACGACCCAGGCCCATAAATTTTACTGCAGTTTCGTTCAGTATAAATCCAGCAGAGTCCGTTGAAAAGGTTTTTGAAAAATCCCTTCCCGCGACAAAATCCCAACCAAGCGTTTTGCCAAAATCATGCGAAATGCCAATGGTCGCAAACTCCGCTTCGAGATCCGGATCTTTTCCTTTCCAATCAAAACCCACATTGGCTGATCTCACCTCCGTTGGCGGCCCCATGGATTCGGTCATGGAAGTTGCCGATCCGGCCTTAATCAGGTCATGAAGCACTGCATTAAAATGATTGTGAATGTCCGGCGTGTTCACATGAATGGTTACAAGGTTTTCGCGGTTGTAACCGATCGGGCGGCTCTTTGCATGCAAAATCTGCCTGTAAACCACAATGGTGCCAATTATCAATGTTATCGAAACCGTAAATTGCAGGACCACCAACACTTTTCGTGGCAAAGCGGCTGCAAGGCCCATTCGCGCGCCCGTGCCTTTCAGGGTTTTGATGGGTTGAAATGAAGACAAATAAAATGCTGGATAACTTCCCGCCACCAACCCCGTCACTACGCTGAAAGTGATCACCCCCACCCAAAAAAGCGGATTTGACCAAAGCATAACCATCTCTTTATCGGCCATTTGATTAAAAAACGGCAGCATAACCTGCACAAGGAGCAAAGAAATGACAAGCGCAATCCCGACAATCAGAAAAGACTCACTGAAAAATTGCCCGATCAGTTGTCCCCGCAGCGAGCCGATTGCTTTCCGAATTCCGACTTCTTTTGACCGTTTTTCAGAACGCGCTGTACTGAGATTCATAAAATTAATGCATGCCAAAAACAGCACAAAAAGCCCGATAACGGCAAATAACCAAACAAACTGAACTCTCCCACCCACATTGAGACCATTTTTCCATTCGGAATACAGATGCCAGCGGCTCATCGGATGAAGCAAAATTTCGGGCTTGAAGCGGAGCTCGTTTTGGTCTGCCTTTCTTGCTTTGATGTCTTTAATTTTTGCGGAAACACTTTGCACATTGGCCTTTTCAGTCAACTGCGCATAAATCTGGAACGAGCTGCTGCTCCAATTGCTGTTAGCCTGTGCTTCTCTAACCCAATCCGTCGAAGCCACATACAAATCCCATGGCCCGATGAAACGCACTTCCTTGAACTCGGAGCTGTAAGGCAGATCTTTGTAAACACCTGTAACCTTAACATTTAGCTCATTATCGAGCTTGATCACCTGATTCAGCGGATCAGCATTGCCGAAAAACGCATTGGCAACAGACTCAGAAAGCAACACTGAGCCCGGCTCTTTCAAACCTGCCCAGGTGCCATAAACCATTTCCAACGACAGCATTTCAGCTGCTTCGGCTGACATAAAATTTCCTGCTTTTGTAAATTTCGAAGTCCCGGACGATAGAATGTGCCTTGTAGTCCATGAAGAAAGCACAACATGCTTAAAGTCATTAGGAAAATTGCTTTTGAGCTCCGATGCAAGCGGAATAGGCACATTATTGCCCGTAACAATCTCCCCATCCAAGGTTTGTTGCTGCATTAACTGCGCAATCCGGTCGTAGTTTTGATGATATTTATTAAAAGACAATTCATCATAAACCCACAATCCAATCAGCATTGCCGCCGCCATGCCCACAGCCAGCCCGCCAATGTTAATGACTGAATAACCTTTGTTTTTGACCAGGTGGCGAAATGCGATTTTAATGTAATTTCTAAGCATTGGGTCCGGGATTATTCACTCTTCAAACTTTTCACAGGATCAAGCAATGCAGCTTTGCTTGCCTGGTAAACGACTGTTAATGCAGCGATTAAGAATGTCGCCCCGATTGCCGTGAGGAAAATCCAGGCGCTGATATCAATGTGGAACTTGAAGCCTGCAAGCCAATGGTTCATGGCCCACCAA
Coding sequences:
- a CDS encoding fumarylacetoacetate hydrolase family protein gives rise to the protein MKLYKTENGILLERDDLFYRLHETDWDQTVNRDDLYGWLEIQVESLIPLTFTDDIPMPEILAPIGSQEVWASGVTYFRSRTARMEESEKAGGGSFYDRVYEAERPELFFKSTAWRVVGNHGTVRIRRDSTWDVPEPELTLFASSSGTLVGYTIGNDMSSRSIEGENPLYLPQAKSYTGSAALGPCLYVPEFALGDDTVIDLAIVRAGEEVFSGEVTLAQMKRKPDELLQYLFREMAFPHGAYLMTGTGIIPPSDFTLQQGDIVHISIEPIGTLTNVVG
- the der gene encoding ribosome biogenesis GTPase Der, whose protein sequence is MANIISIVGRPNVGKSTLFNRLTESRKAIMDNQSGVTRDRHYGYGEWTDQYFTVIDTGGYVVGSEDIFEGAIRDQVELALEESTVVLFMVDTMTGLTDLDKDFANVLRRINKPVYMVANKAETQERYQSAAEFYELGLGEQIFAISAQTGFGTGELLDQVITHFETAGIEDPEAGIPRIAIMGRPNVGKSSFLNVLTGTDRSIVTDIAGTTRDAIHTHYNAFGMEFILTDTAGIRRKSRVKEDIEYYSTLRSVKAMEESDVCIILLDATLGLEGQDMNIIGQADKAKKGIVIMVNKWDLVEKDSKTADTFKKALLERLAPMNYMPIIFASVVEKQRILQVMEKAMEVYKNKTKKITTSKLNEVMQAEIEKYPPPADRGKYINIKYMIQLPTPSPTFVFFSSNPKHVKEPYLRYLENRMRENFDFSGVPITIFFREK
- the era gene encoding GTPase Era codes for the protein MEDKTEITTPFRNHRAGFVSIIGKPNVGKSTLMNVLVGERMSIITSKAQTTRHRIMGILNGKHEDIPFQLVYSDTPGVIKPAYKLHDSMMTFVKGSLEDADVVLFVAEVGEKVTDHEVLPLLKRADAPIVLVLNKIDLSDQEHVNAKMAEWEAAIQPDAIIPISALHQANIATLFDAVITRLPFHPPYFEEDELTDKPERFFASEIIREKIFLNYRQEIPYSSEVVISEFKERDDMIVIRAEILVERKSQKGIIIGEKGEMLKKIGTQARLDMEAFFGKKVFLEQHVRVEPDWRSKENKLRQFGYDE
- a CDS encoding ABC transporter permease, coding for MLRNYIKIAFRHLVKNKGYSVINIGGLAVGMAAAMLIGLWVYDELSFNKYHQNYDRIAQLMQQQTLDGEIVTGNNVPIPLASELKSNFPNDFKHVVLSSWTTRHILSSGTSKFTKAGNFMSAEAAEMLSLEMVYGTWAGLKEPGSVLLSESVANAFFGNADPLNQVIKLDNELNVKVTGVYKDLPYSSEFKEVRFIGPWDLYVASTDWVREAQANSNWSSSSFQIYAQLTEKANVQSVSAKIKDIKARKADQNELRFKPEILLHPMSRWHLYSEWKNGLNVGGRVQFVWLFAVIGLFVLFLACINFMNLSTARSEKRSKEVGIRKAIGSLRGQLIGQFFSESFLIVGIALVISLLLVQVMLPFFNQMADKEMVMLWSNPLFWVGVITFSVVTGLVAGSYPAFYLSSFQPIKTLKGTGARMGLAAALPRKVLVVLQFTVSITLIIGTIVVYRQILHAKSRPIGYNRENLVTIHVNTPDIHNHFNAVLHDLIKAGSATSMTESMGPPTEVRSANVGFDWKGKDPDLEAEFATIGISHDFGKTLGWDFVAGRDFSKTFSTDSAGFILNETAVKFMGLGRPNVAAAIGETVKWEGRSFRILGVVKDMIMESPYEPVRQTIFFIRPRAGDFITIRINPASDTQQALQNIEAVFKQYSPDAPFAYEFVDQEYDFKFESEERISNLAAAFASLAILISCLGLFGLASFMAEQRTKEIGVRKVLGASILNLWSLLSLDFITLVLISCLLSAPIAWFTMNNWLNNYEYHTAVSWWIFIIAGTGVLLITMLTVSYQAIKAAMLNPVKSLKSE